In Candidatus Binataceae bacterium, the genomic stretch ACCGCTGCCGAGCGCCGGGGCTTCATTGTTCAGCGCCGTGCGCGATCTCGTGGTCGATGGGATCGACAGCGTCACCCGTACGGCCCTCGAATTGGTGCGCGATCCGTCGAGCACAATCCGGCAGGCGCAAACGCTGGTTGAAGCGATGCAATCGATGGGAGACATGGCGGAGCCGCCGGCCGCGACTCCGTGGAACGCTGGCCCCGCCGTCAGCGAGCGCAATCTGGGCTATCTCAAGATGCCGTTTGCGGATTACCGCGCGATCCGTGCCGCGTTCGGCGGCACGATCAACGACATCGTGCTGACCGTGCTCGGCGAGGGCGCCGCCCGTTACCTGGTCCATCACGGCTGGGCGACCACCGGCAAGCTGCGTTTCGGCTGTCCGGTCAACGTGCGCAGACCCGAAGAACAGGTGGTTTTAGAAAACCGGGTTTCGATGATGATGCCGACGACGCCGGCGGCGCCGATGGATATTGTTGAGCGGCTCAAGCAGATCGCCGCCGAAACTGCCCGCATCAAGGCTTCCGGCGCGCCTTTTAAGATGGAGCGGCTCTCCGGCATGAGTGAAACGATCCCGCCCGCGGTGATGGGCGCGATGAGCAGTATCAGCGCGATCGGCGTGGAATTGACGGCCGCGATGATCAAAGCCACGGACTGGAAACCCACGCCGCGCGGCTTTGCCATGCCACCGTCGGGAATCAACTTTGTCGCGACGAACGTACCGGGTCCGCAGGCGCAATGGTATTTCGCCGGCTATAAAGTTGTGGACATGGTCGGGCTGCTGCCGCTGGGCGGTAACCTCGGTTATGGCGTCGCGATCAGCAGCTACAACCAGAACATCCTTTTTTCGATGATGGCGGATGCTCGGCTGCTGCCCGACGTCGAAAAGATGAAAGGCTTTGTCGCAGCCGCCTTCAACGAGCTTAGAGAACGCATTCCAGGGGAGATTCGCGCCGCCGCCTGACGCTGGCCGTCGCCTCGGCGCTGATCAGTAAGGCGGCCACAGTTCACGCGGCAGGGGCGAGCACGATCTTCGCGAATCGTGCAAGCCATTGGCATGCTGTTGTTACTCCAAGGCAAAACAGAGTGAAATCGGCTATTCAAAACTTTAAGAGGCTGTTTGGTGAATTGCAGGGAGAGTCTTAAGGGGTCGAAGTGGTCGTTGTGACCAGTCGCAGGATCATACCGTGGCTAATGCCCAAGTCGTCGATGTAGCTGCCGCAGATGGCATTGCGATCGTTGATCCCGGTGAGGCTGGTGGAAATAGCACCTGGGTAATCGAAGAAAAGCAGTTTTTTGCCGACCACGACGACGCCATGGCCGATGTTTTCCGCGTCAACGTAGTATCCTGCAAGCGTCCGCTGGCTGTTGATGCCCGACAAAAAGGTCTGTGTTGCGCTGGGAATATCTATCAGGGCGATCGCCCGCGTCGCCACGATATAGATAAATGAGTGGCCATTATCATCACCGTCCAGGTAGTTCCCGACCGCGGCCAAAGAACCGTTATCAATGGCATTGAAAAACGCCACGGTCGCGGAGTCCGGCGCCATCACCGTAGTGGCAACGCCGCCAACATCGACGAAGGGCTGAAGGCCGTCGTCCGACTGAAAGCTCCCGACAAAATCACCATGGTTATTGATTCCGCTGACGTCGGTGTCGCAAGGCTGACCGCCGCAAAGGGTTCCCGAGTCAAATTTGTCGTATTTGCCGGTTTCCAGGAAAAAACCAAAGAATTGACCGTTAGCCAGCCCATACTGCCCGGCAACGAGGCCGTGATCGTTGATTCCTGTGGCGACCGTGGTCTGCGAGCCCGGAAAGTCAACGAGCGGCGCGAACTCGCCATCGGCGAAGCGCTCGAAGCCGAAGATTGAAAAAGTTGAGTTATCCTGTTCCGCCCCAACGATATCGCCGGCGTTGTTAATTCCGGCCGGAAAGATTGAAGCTCCGGGAAAGTCGAAGGTGGAGATTAGCTTGAGCGAGTAACTGGTCGCCGCGCACGCCAGACCACCCAGCTCTACGAGCGCAATCGCCAGCGCCAACCCAAAGGCGGCAGGGAAGCTCTTACGTGACAAATCAGTCTCCTTCCGCCTTGAGAATCATACCCAAGCTCGCGTAAGCCAGGAAAGGTTACGGTTAGCATAACAAGCATGTATGGGCATATTAATATTCCGGGGAAGGTGGCGTCAAAAGCCTGCGGGATGCTAGCTGCGGAGAGGCCGATTTACATTGGCATGCCGCAGATTAGCCCCGATCCTGCCCTCCGTCGGCTCAATCTGATCTTTACGTCTGAGTTGCTCCGGTCGATTCGGCGATTAGCTCGGCGAGCTCGCGCACGCGCATCTGAATCTTCGAGTGAGCGGGATTTAAGCGCATCCTGCATCATGGTCATACCGACGGGGCAGCCGACCGCGAGCGTTGCGGACTTGGCTCTCCATCCAGGTGTTCTCCGCCTTGGCAAAACCAAGAGCCAATTTCATTGGCGGAAGAGTGCCGGACACTTTTCCTAAAGGTCAGTGTCAAAATAATGCCTCAGGCCGGATTGCTCGCGAGCCGCTCACGAACTTTATGGATTACGCGCGATTGAATCAAAACGAAAATCGCATTTGAGGCCACAAGCTGAAACGCGATCGCACCGGCAAGAAACACGTCTGGATTTTCACTTTTGAGCTGACCGAAGCTCCATAAATAAATCCCTAGAACGATTAATGCCAAGAGCATTGGCGTATCCGCCAACACTGTGGTCTCGAGATATTGGAGTTTAATGTCCCGGTCCTCGTGAAGACGATACAAAAGACTATCTGTTACAAACAACAGTGTCGCCAAAGCTAACACCAGGCAAAAGTGCGGTAGAAATCTCTGCCGCAACAGGCAATATGCCGCCGGAATGGTAAGTATAACGGGCACCAAACTGAGCAGACTGATTAACTTATTCGCTATGCTCCGATTCGGAACATAAGGAAAATCTATGAAATACACAAAGCCAAAAGAGAATGTCCAGACTAACGCCGCGAGCTCCCAGCGCTCCCAGGGATGGGTCATCTGCTTGGTAATCGACAAAAACGTCAGAACCTGGACATTGAAAACTAACAAGAAAACAAGTAAGCAGCCTAAACTGGTTATCGCGATCAGCATCGCAAGACGTTGATTGTTCTTGAGCCAGGTAAGCGGTCGAAAACTTAAGCTCGTCTGTGGCGCGGTACCTGCACTTGCATTCATGGTCAAACTCCCAGAAACCATAATCTACTACTAGTTATGTGGGCTTGTCGGCCTTACGAATTGTCCTCAACCATCAAGTTGCGCATAAAGCTTGATTGCACCGAGCGGAAATGATGAAAGCCGTCTAAAATCCAGCTCTTCAAATCCGCGAGTCTGGACCTGCCGGCATAATATTGAAGCGCGCTGTTGCAGCCGCTCAGCGTAAGGGCGAAGTGATCAGCCTCCAAGCTGGTGTGAATGCGGACCCAAGAGTCACCACTATATCCGTCGAGCTTAGAACTATTCTGCAGATATTCGACAAGCCGAGGATAGTGAGACCGAAGGAACTCGTCGAGGACGCAAAACTCCCGGTCAGCGTACAGTTCAGAGCCAAGATGAAAACCCATCGATCTGAAGAGCTTTTCCTCATTCATCGGTTGCGCCAGCCCGTAGCCGTCAAGAACAGCAATGACGGCGGCGAGGGTCGCGGAATTCAATGGCGCGAGTTGATCCAAATGTGGCGGCGGATGGTTGAAAAACTGAGCTGAAAGCTTGAGCGCGGTTTGTGCGAGCAGTCGGTGTGTAGCGCGGCGCGGGTCGGCTTTTCCGCCGAATTCGTCAATGATCGTGGCGAAAAAGTAGGACGCGACTTGAACGCTGCAATCACGAGTGAGCGCCGTCTCCTCGATGGGG encodes the following:
- a CDS encoding wax ester/triacylglycerol synthase domain-containing protein, translated to MPNSATGPKRRLSPLDASFLYGESAVNPTHVGSIFFLDGEIPFDKLFDHMRRRLHISPRFRQRLVFSPFNLANATIEDDPDFKLENHVFRRSLTPGISETDAINEILREHFGSLMDRTRPLWRVTLYEGLPGRSVFVWAMHHAIVDGVSAFEMLNRLMDFTAHPPPDEPAEPWSPAPLPSAGASLFSAVRDLVVDGIDSVTRTALELVRDPSSTIRQAQTLVEAMQSMGDMAEPPAATPWNAGPAVSERNLGYLKMPFADYRAIRAAFGGTINDIVLTVLGEGAARYLVHHGWATTGKLRFGCPVNVRRPEEQVVLENRVSMMMPTTPAAPMDIVERLKQIAAETARIKASGAPFKMERLSGMSETIPPAVMGAMSSISAIGVELTAAMIKATDWKPTPRGFAMPPSGINFVATNVPGPQAQWYFAGYKVVDMVGLLPLGGNLGYGVAISSYNQNILFSMMADARLLPDVEKMKGFVAAAFNELRERIPGEIRAAA